Proteins from one Mus caroli chromosome 3, CAROLI_EIJ_v1.1, whole genome shotgun sequence genomic window:
- the Anp32e gene encoding acidic leucine-rich nuclear phosphoprotein 32 family member E isoform X2, protein MEMKKKINMELKNRAPEEVTELVLDNCLCVNGEIEGLNDTFKELEFLSMANVELSSLARLPSLNKLRKLELSDNIISGGLEVLAEKCPNLTYLNLSGNKIKDLSTVEALMEMKMRKTRTKMKPVHRKDMKRRKMRMRMKLAQKWEREKRRWASHT, encoded by the exons atggagatgaagaagaagattAACATGGAGTTGAAGAACAGAGCCCCGGAGGag GTGACAGAGTTAGTCCTTGATAATTGCTTGTGTGTCAATGGGGAAATCGAAGGCCTGAATGACACCTTTAAGGAACTGGAGTTTCTTAGCATGGCCAACGTGGAGTTGAGTTCCTTGGCCCGGCTTCCCAGCTTGAATAAACTCCGGAAG TTGGAACTTAGTGACAATATAATTTCTGGAGGCTTGGAAGTCCTGGCAGAGAAATGTCCAAATCTTACCTACCTCAATCTGAGtggaaacaaaattaaagatCTCAGTACAGTAGAAGCGCTG ATggagatgaagatgaggaagacGAGGACGAAGATGAAGCCGGTCCACCGGAAGGatatgaagaggaggaagatgaggatgaggatgaagcTGGCTcagaagtgggagagggagaagaggaggtgggCCTCTCATACTTAA